In Manis pentadactyla isolate mManPen7 chromosome 3, mManPen7.hap1, whole genome shotgun sequence, a single window of DNA contains:
- the FPGS gene encoding folylpolyglutamate synthase, mitochondrial isoform X5 — MEQPGPARCPFSTKTASFQDAVRTLNTLQTNAGYLEQVKRQRGDPQTQLEAMKLYLARSGLQVEDLDRLNIIHVTGTKGKGSTCAFTECILRSYGLKTGFFRSDCRPGEGQGVGRGESPSDPGSPGSSPHLVQVRERIRINGQPISPELFTKHFWRLYHRLEETKDGSNCVSMPAYFRFLTLMAFHVFLQEKVDLAVMEVGIGGAYDCTNIIRKPVVCGVSSLGIDHTSLLGDTVEKIAWQKGGIFKRGVPAFTVVQPDGSLAVLRDRAQQISCPLYLCPPLEALEEGGPPLILGLEGEHQRSNAALASQLARCWLQQKAHQGIGELKASRPSLLWQLPLAPVFQLTAHMQHGLRNTEWLGRTQVLRRGPLTWYLDGAHTASSVQACVRWFRQALRRERRGGLPEVRVLLFNSTGDRDPAALLKLLQPCQFDYAVFCPNLTELSSISNADQQNFTVTLDQVLLRCLEHHQHWSLLDEEQASPNVWNTPNGEPGDPASLLLAPHPPHTYSPSSLVFGCISHALQWISQGRDPVFQSPGPPQDVLAHPVAGSGGSGASALHEAAAIHVLVTGSLHLVGGVLKLLEPSLSQ, encoded by the exons ATGGAGCAGCCAGGCCCAGCCAGGTGTCCTTTCTCCACAAAAACTGCCTCCTTCCAG GATGCTGTGCGGACACTCAACACCCTGCAGACCAATGCCGGCTACCTGGAGCAGGTGAAGCGCCAGCGAGGTGACCCCCAGACCCAGCTGGAAGCCATGAAGCTGTACTTGGCACGGAGTGGGCTGCAG GTGGAGGACTTGGACAGGCTGAACATCATTCATGTCACTGGGACCAAGGGGAAG GGCTCCACCTGTGCCTTCACTGAGTGTATCCTCCGAAGCTATGGCCTGAAGACGGGATTCTTTAG GTCTGACTGCAGGCCAGGAGAAGGccagggggtgggcaggggggagAGTCCCAGTGACCCCGGGTCTCCCGGCAGCTCTCCCCACCTGGTGCAGGTGCGTGAGCGGATCCGCATCAACGGGCAGCCCATAAGCCCCGAGCTCTTCACCAAGCACTTCTGGCGCCTCTACCACCGGCTGGAGGAGACCAAG GACGGCAGCAACTGTGTCTCCATGCCTGCCTACTTCCGCTTCCTCACGCTCATGGCCTTCCACGTCTTCCTCCAGGAGAAG GTGGACCTGGCAGTGATGGAAGTGGGCATTGGCGGAGCTTACGACTGCACCAATATCATCAG GAAGCCTGTGGTGTGTGGGGTCTCCTCTCTTGGCATCGACCACACAAGCCTTCTGGGGGACACAGTGGAGAAGATCGCATGGCAGAAAGGGGGCATTTTCAAG CGTGGCGTCCCCGCCTTCACCGTTGTCCAGCCTGATGGTTCCCTGGCAGTGCTGCGGGACCGTGCCCAGCAGATCTCA TGTCCTCTCTACCTGTGCCCACCACTGGAAGCCCTGGAGGAAGGGGGGCCACCACTGATCCTGGGCCTGGAGGGAGAGCACCAGCGGTCTAACGCCGCCTTGGCCTCGCAGCTGGCTCGCTGCTGGCTGCAGCAAAAGGCTCACCAGG GCATTGGGGAGCTGAAGGCATCCAGGCCAAGCCTCCTGTGGCAGCTGCCCCTGGCACCTGTGTTCCAGCTCACGGCCCACATGCAGCACG GGCTTCGGAACACAGAGTGGCTGGGCCGGACGCAGGTGCTGCGACGCGGACCCCTCACCTGGTACCTGGACGGCGCGCACACCGCCAGCAGCGTGCAGGCCTGCGTGCGTTGGTTCCGCCAGGCTCTCCGTCGCGAGAGGCGGGGCGG CCTGCCTGAGGTGCGTGTCTTGCTCTTCAACTCCACCGGGGACCGGGATCCCGCGGCCCTGCTGAAGCTGCTGCAg CCCTGTCAGTTTGACTACGCCGTCTTCTGCCCAAACCTAACAGAGCTGTCATCAATCAGCAATGCAG ACCAGCAGAACTTCACAGTGACGCTGGACCAGGTGCTACTCCGCTGCCTTGAACACCATCAACACTGGAGCCTCCTGGATGAGGAGCAGGCCAGCCCGAACGTCTGGAACACCCCCAACGGAGAGCCTGGTGACCCCGCCTCCCTGCTGCTGGCACCCCATCCACCGCACACCTACAGCCCCAGCTCCCTTGTCTTCGGCTGCATCTCCCACGCCTTGCAGTGGATCAGCCAAGGCCGGGACCCTGTCTTTCAGTCACCTGGTCCCCCGCAGGACGTCCTCGCCCACCCTGTGGCCGGCAGTGGGGGCAGTGGGGCCAGTGCGCTCCACGAGGCTGCTGCCATCCACGTGCTGGTCACGGGCAGCCTGCACCTGGTGGGCGGTGTCCTGAAGCTGCTGGAGCCCTCCCTGTCCCAGTAA
- the FPGS gene encoding folylpolyglutamate synthase, mitochondrial isoform X6 yields the protein MAFGGSLLVPRAPWAALIGGGRRRGGAGLLRPSPGPLPCAVTMSQARRHLRAALFLAAASQRGATTGTAARRGLAAWPAPQEPGMEYQDAVRTLNTLQTNAGYLEQVKRQRGDPQTQLEAMKLYLARSGLQVEDLDRLNIIHVTGTKGKGSTCAFTECILRSYGLKTGFFRSDCRPGEGQGVGRGESPSDPGSPGSSPHLVQVRERIRINGQPISPELFTKHFWRLYHRLEETKDGSNCVSMPAYFRFLTLMAFHVFLQEKVDLAVMEVGIGGAYDCTNIIRKPVVCGVSSLGIDHTSLLGDTVEKIAWQKGGIFKRGVPAFTVVQPDGSLAVLRDRAQQISCPLYLCPPLEALEEGGPPLILGLEGEHQRSNAALASQLARCWLQQKAHQGIGELKASRPSLLWQLPLAPVFQLTAHMQHGLRNTEWLGRTQVLRRGPLTWYLDGAHTASSVQACVRWFRQALRRERRGGLPEVRVLLFNSTGDRDPAALLKLLQPCQFDYAVFCPNLTELSSISNAGEGNEAGWGDVLSGQKPGCR from the exons ATGGCATTCGGCGGATCCTTATTGGTTCCAAGGGCTCCTTGGGCGGCGCTGATTGGCGGAGGGCGGAGGCGAGGCGGGGCGGGGCTTCTCCGTCCCAGTCCTGGCCCTCTCCCCTGCGCTGTGACTATGTCGCAGGCACGGCGCCACTTGCGCGCCGCTCTCTTCCTAGCCGCAGCTTCTCAGCGCGGTGCAACGACCGGGACCGCAGCGCGGCGAGGGTTGGCCGCGTGGCCCGCGCCTCAGGAGCCCGGCATGGAGTACCAG GATGCTGTGCGGACACTCAACACCCTGCAGACCAATGCCGGCTACCTGGAGCAGGTGAAGCGCCAGCGAGGTGACCCCCAGACCCAGCTGGAAGCCATGAAGCTGTACTTGGCACGGAGTGGGCTGCAG GTGGAGGACTTGGACAGGCTGAACATCATTCATGTCACTGGGACCAAGGGGAAG GGCTCCACCTGTGCCTTCACTGAGTGTATCCTCCGAAGCTATGGCCTGAAGACGGGATTCTTTAG GTCTGACTGCAGGCCAGGAGAAGGccagggggtgggcaggggggagAGTCCCAGTGACCCCGGGTCTCCCGGCAGCTCTCCCCACCTGGTGCAGGTGCGTGAGCGGATCCGCATCAACGGGCAGCCCATAAGCCCCGAGCTCTTCACCAAGCACTTCTGGCGCCTCTACCACCGGCTGGAGGAGACCAAG GACGGCAGCAACTGTGTCTCCATGCCTGCCTACTTCCGCTTCCTCACGCTCATGGCCTTCCACGTCTTCCTCCAGGAGAAG GTGGACCTGGCAGTGATGGAAGTGGGCATTGGCGGAGCTTACGACTGCACCAATATCATCAG GAAGCCTGTGGTGTGTGGGGTCTCCTCTCTTGGCATCGACCACACAAGCCTTCTGGGGGACACAGTGGAGAAGATCGCATGGCAGAAAGGGGGCATTTTCAAG CGTGGCGTCCCCGCCTTCACCGTTGTCCAGCCTGATGGTTCCCTGGCAGTGCTGCGGGACCGTGCCCAGCAGATCTCA TGTCCTCTCTACCTGTGCCCACCACTGGAAGCCCTGGAGGAAGGGGGGCCACCACTGATCCTGGGCCTGGAGGGAGAGCACCAGCGGTCTAACGCCGCCTTGGCCTCGCAGCTGGCTCGCTGCTGGCTGCAGCAAAAGGCTCACCAGG GCATTGGGGAGCTGAAGGCATCCAGGCCAAGCCTCCTGTGGCAGCTGCCCCTGGCACCTGTGTTCCAGCTCACGGCCCACATGCAGCACG GGCTTCGGAACACAGAGTGGCTGGGCCGGACGCAGGTGCTGCGACGCGGACCCCTCACCTGGTACCTGGACGGCGCGCACACCGCCAGCAGCGTGCAGGCCTGCGTGCGTTGGTTCCGCCAGGCTCTCCGTCGCGAGAGGCGGGGCGG CCTGCCTGAGGTGCGTGTCTTGCTCTTCAACTCCACCGGGGACCGGGATCCCGCGGCCCTGCTGAAGCTGCTGCAg CCCTGTCAGTTTGACTACGCCGTCTTCTGCCCAAACCTAACAGAGCTGTCATCAATCAGCAATGCAG GTGAAGGCAATGAGGCTGGGTGGGGAGATGTGCTCAGTGGGCAAAAGCCCGGCTGTCGATGA
- the FPGS gene encoding folylpolyglutamate synthase, mitochondrial isoform X2, translating into MAFGGSLLVPRAPWAALIGGGRRRGGAGLLRPSPGPLPCAVTMSQARRHLRAALFLAAASQRGATTGTAARRGLAAWPAPQEPGMEYQDAVRTLNTLQTNAGYLEQVKRQRGDPQTQLEAMKLYLARSGLQGSTCAFTECILRSYGLKTGFFRSDCRPGEGQGVGRGESPSDPGSPGSSPHLVQVRERIRINGQPISPELFTKHFWRLYHRLEETKDGSNCVSMPAYFRFLTLMAFHVFLQEKVDLAVMEVGIGGAYDCTNIIRKPVVCGVSSLGIDHTSLLGDTVEKIAWQKGGIFKRGVPAFTVVQPDGSLAVLRDRAQQISCPLYLCPPLEALEEGGPPLILGLEGEHQRSNAALASQLARCWLQQKAHQGIGELKASRPSLLWQLPLAPVFQLTAHMQHGLRNTEWLGRTQVLRRGPLTWYLDGAHTASSVQACVRWFRQALRRERRGGLPEVRVLLFNSTGDRDPAALLKLLQPCQFDYAVFCPNLTELSSISNADQQNFTVTLDQVLLRCLEHHQHWSLLDEEQASPNVWNTPNGEPGDPASLLLAPHPPHTYSPSSLVFGCISHALQWISQGRDPVFQSPGPPQDVLAHPVAGSGGSGASALHEAAAIHVLVTGSLHLVGGVLKLLEPSLSQ; encoded by the exons ATGGCATTCGGCGGATCCTTATTGGTTCCAAGGGCTCCTTGGGCGGCGCTGATTGGCGGAGGGCGGAGGCGAGGCGGGGCGGGGCTTCTCCGTCCCAGTCCTGGCCCTCTCCCCTGCGCTGTGACTATGTCGCAGGCACGGCGCCACTTGCGCGCCGCTCTCTTCCTAGCCGCAGCTTCTCAGCGCGGTGCAACGACCGGGACCGCAGCGCGGCGAGGGTTGGCCGCGTGGCCCGCGCCTCAGGAGCCCGGCATGGAGTACCAG GATGCTGTGCGGACACTCAACACCCTGCAGACCAATGCCGGCTACCTGGAGCAGGTGAAGCGCCAGCGAGGTGACCCCCAGACCCAGCTGGAAGCCATGAAGCTGTACTTGGCACGGAGTGGGCTGCAG GGCTCCACCTGTGCCTTCACTGAGTGTATCCTCCGAAGCTATGGCCTGAAGACGGGATTCTTTAG GTCTGACTGCAGGCCAGGAGAAGGccagggggtgggcaggggggagAGTCCCAGTGACCCCGGGTCTCCCGGCAGCTCTCCCCACCTGGTGCAGGTGCGTGAGCGGATCCGCATCAACGGGCAGCCCATAAGCCCCGAGCTCTTCACCAAGCACTTCTGGCGCCTCTACCACCGGCTGGAGGAGACCAAG GACGGCAGCAACTGTGTCTCCATGCCTGCCTACTTCCGCTTCCTCACGCTCATGGCCTTCCACGTCTTCCTCCAGGAGAAG GTGGACCTGGCAGTGATGGAAGTGGGCATTGGCGGAGCTTACGACTGCACCAATATCATCAG GAAGCCTGTGGTGTGTGGGGTCTCCTCTCTTGGCATCGACCACACAAGCCTTCTGGGGGACACAGTGGAGAAGATCGCATGGCAGAAAGGGGGCATTTTCAAG CGTGGCGTCCCCGCCTTCACCGTTGTCCAGCCTGATGGTTCCCTGGCAGTGCTGCGGGACCGTGCCCAGCAGATCTCA TGTCCTCTCTACCTGTGCCCACCACTGGAAGCCCTGGAGGAAGGGGGGCCACCACTGATCCTGGGCCTGGAGGGAGAGCACCAGCGGTCTAACGCCGCCTTGGCCTCGCAGCTGGCTCGCTGCTGGCTGCAGCAAAAGGCTCACCAGG GCATTGGGGAGCTGAAGGCATCCAGGCCAAGCCTCCTGTGGCAGCTGCCCCTGGCACCTGTGTTCCAGCTCACGGCCCACATGCAGCACG GGCTTCGGAACACAGAGTGGCTGGGCCGGACGCAGGTGCTGCGACGCGGACCCCTCACCTGGTACCTGGACGGCGCGCACACCGCCAGCAGCGTGCAGGCCTGCGTGCGTTGGTTCCGCCAGGCTCTCCGTCGCGAGAGGCGGGGCGG CCTGCCTGAGGTGCGTGTCTTGCTCTTCAACTCCACCGGGGACCGGGATCCCGCGGCCCTGCTGAAGCTGCTGCAg CCCTGTCAGTTTGACTACGCCGTCTTCTGCCCAAACCTAACAGAGCTGTCATCAATCAGCAATGCAG ACCAGCAGAACTTCACAGTGACGCTGGACCAGGTGCTACTCCGCTGCCTTGAACACCATCAACACTGGAGCCTCCTGGATGAGGAGCAGGCCAGCCCGAACGTCTGGAACACCCCCAACGGAGAGCCTGGTGACCCCGCCTCCCTGCTGCTGGCACCCCATCCACCGCACACCTACAGCCCCAGCTCCCTTGTCTTCGGCTGCATCTCCCACGCCTTGCAGTGGATCAGCCAAGGCCGGGACCCTGTCTTTCAGTCACCTGGTCCCCCGCAGGACGTCCTCGCCCACCCTGTGGCCGGCAGTGGGGGCAGTGGGGCCAGTGCGCTCCACGAGGCTGCTGCCATCCACGTGCTGGTCACGGGCAGCCTGCACCTGGTGGGCGGTGTCCTGAAGCTGCTGGAGCCCTCCCTGTCCCAGTAA
- the FPGS gene encoding folylpolyglutamate synthase, mitochondrial isoform X1: MAFGGSLLVPRAPWAALIGGGRRRGGAGLLRPSPGPLPCAVTMSQARRHLRAALFLAAASQRGATTGTAARRGLAAWPAPQEPGMEYQDAVRTLNTLQTNAGYLEQVKRQRGDPQTQLEAMKLYLARSGLQVEDLDRLNIIHVTGTKGKGSTCAFTECILRSYGLKTGFFRSDCRPGEGQGVGRGESPSDPGSPGSSPHLVQVRERIRINGQPISPELFTKHFWRLYHRLEETKDGSNCVSMPAYFRFLTLMAFHVFLQEKVDLAVMEVGIGGAYDCTNIIRKPVVCGVSSLGIDHTSLLGDTVEKIAWQKGGIFKRGVPAFTVVQPDGSLAVLRDRAQQISCPLYLCPPLEALEEGGPPLILGLEGEHQRSNAALASQLARCWLQQKAHQGIGELKASRPSLLWQLPLAPVFQLTAHMQHGLRNTEWLGRTQVLRRGPLTWYLDGAHTASSVQACVRWFRQALRRERRGGLPEVRVLLFNSTGDRDPAALLKLLQPCQFDYAVFCPNLTELSSISNADQQNFTVTLDQVLLRCLEHHQHWSLLDEEQASPNVWNTPNGEPGDPASLLLAPHPPHTYSPSSLVFGCISHALQWISQGRDPVFQSPGPPQDVLAHPVAGSGGSGASALHEAAAIHVLVTGSLHLVGGVLKLLEPSLSQ; encoded by the exons ATGGCATTCGGCGGATCCTTATTGGTTCCAAGGGCTCCTTGGGCGGCGCTGATTGGCGGAGGGCGGAGGCGAGGCGGGGCGGGGCTTCTCCGTCCCAGTCCTGGCCCTCTCCCCTGCGCTGTGACTATGTCGCAGGCACGGCGCCACTTGCGCGCCGCTCTCTTCCTAGCCGCAGCTTCTCAGCGCGGTGCAACGACCGGGACCGCAGCGCGGCGAGGGTTGGCCGCGTGGCCCGCGCCTCAGGAGCCCGGCATGGAGTACCAG GATGCTGTGCGGACACTCAACACCCTGCAGACCAATGCCGGCTACCTGGAGCAGGTGAAGCGCCAGCGAGGTGACCCCCAGACCCAGCTGGAAGCCATGAAGCTGTACTTGGCACGGAGTGGGCTGCAG GTGGAGGACTTGGACAGGCTGAACATCATTCATGTCACTGGGACCAAGGGGAAG GGCTCCACCTGTGCCTTCACTGAGTGTATCCTCCGAAGCTATGGCCTGAAGACGGGATTCTTTAG GTCTGACTGCAGGCCAGGAGAAGGccagggggtgggcaggggggagAGTCCCAGTGACCCCGGGTCTCCCGGCAGCTCTCCCCACCTGGTGCAGGTGCGTGAGCGGATCCGCATCAACGGGCAGCCCATAAGCCCCGAGCTCTTCACCAAGCACTTCTGGCGCCTCTACCACCGGCTGGAGGAGACCAAG GACGGCAGCAACTGTGTCTCCATGCCTGCCTACTTCCGCTTCCTCACGCTCATGGCCTTCCACGTCTTCCTCCAGGAGAAG GTGGACCTGGCAGTGATGGAAGTGGGCATTGGCGGAGCTTACGACTGCACCAATATCATCAG GAAGCCTGTGGTGTGTGGGGTCTCCTCTCTTGGCATCGACCACACAAGCCTTCTGGGGGACACAGTGGAGAAGATCGCATGGCAGAAAGGGGGCATTTTCAAG CGTGGCGTCCCCGCCTTCACCGTTGTCCAGCCTGATGGTTCCCTGGCAGTGCTGCGGGACCGTGCCCAGCAGATCTCA TGTCCTCTCTACCTGTGCCCACCACTGGAAGCCCTGGAGGAAGGGGGGCCACCACTGATCCTGGGCCTGGAGGGAGAGCACCAGCGGTCTAACGCCGCCTTGGCCTCGCAGCTGGCTCGCTGCTGGCTGCAGCAAAAGGCTCACCAGG GCATTGGGGAGCTGAAGGCATCCAGGCCAAGCCTCCTGTGGCAGCTGCCCCTGGCACCTGTGTTCCAGCTCACGGCCCACATGCAGCACG GGCTTCGGAACACAGAGTGGCTGGGCCGGACGCAGGTGCTGCGACGCGGACCCCTCACCTGGTACCTGGACGGCGCGCACACCGCCAGCAGCGTGCAGGCCTGCGTGCGTTGGTTCCGCCAGGCTCTCCGTCGCGAGAGGCGGGGCGG CCTGCCTGAGGTGCGTGTCTTGCTCTTCAACTCCACCGGGGACCGGGATCCCGCGGCCCTGCTGAAGCTGCTGCAg CCCTGTCAGTTTGACTACGCCGTCTTCTGCCCAAACCTAACAGAGCTGTCATCAATCAGCAATGCAG ACCAGCAGAACTTCACAGTGACGCTGGACCAGGTGCTACTCCGCTGCCTTGAACACCATCAACACTGGAGCCTCCTGGATGAGGAGCAGGCCAGCCCGAACGTCTGGAACACCCCCAACGGAGAGCCTGGTGACCCCGCCTCCCTGCTGCTGGCACCCCATCCACCGCACACCTACAGCCCCAGCTCCCTTGTCTTCGGCTGCATCTCCCACGCCTTGCAGTGGATCAGCCAAGGCCGGGACCCTGTCTTTCAGTCACCTGGTCCCCCGCAGGACGTCCTCGCCCACCCTGTGGCCGGCAGTGGGGGCAGTGGGGCCAGTGCGCTCCACGAGGCTGCTGCCATCCACGTGCTGGTCACGGGCAGCCTGCACCTGGTGGGCGGTGTCCTGAAGCTGCTGGAGCCCTCCCTGTCCCAGTAA
- the FPGS gene encoding folylpolyglutamate synthase, mitochondrial isoform X4 encodes MAFGGSLLVPRAPWAALIGGGRRRGGAGLLRPSPGPLPCAVTMSQARRHLRAALFLAAASQRGATTGTAARRGLAAWPAPQEPGMEYQDAVRTLNTLQTNAGYLEQVKRQRGDPQTQLEAMKLYLARSGLQGSTCAFTECILRSYGLKTGFFSSPHLVQVRERIRINGQPISPELFTKHFWRLYHRLEETKDGSNCVSMPAYFRFLTLMAFHVFLQEKVDLAVMEVGIGGAYDCTNIIRKPVVCGVSSLGIDHTSLLGDTVEKIAWQKGGIFKRGVPAFTVVQPDGSLAVLRDRAQQISCPLYLCPPLEALEEGGPPLILGLEGEHQRSNAALASQLARCWLQQKAHQGIGELKASRPSLLWQLPLAPVFQLTAHMQHGLRNTEWLGRTQVLRRGPLTWYLDGAHTASSVQACVRWFRQALRRERRGGLPEVRVLLFNSTGDRDPAALLKLLQPCQFDYAVFCPNLTELSSISNADQQNFTVTLDQVLLRCLEHHQHWSLLDEEQASPNVWNTPNGEPGDPASLLLAPHPPHTYSPSSLVFGCISHALQWISQGRDPVFQSPGPPQDVLAHPVAGSGGSGASALHEAAAIHVLVTGSLHLVGGVLKLLEPSLSQ; translated from the exons ATGGCATTCGGCGGATCCTTATTGGTTCCAAGGGCTCCTTGGGCGGCGCTGATTGGCGGAGGGCGGAGGCGAGGCGGGGCGGGGCTTCTCCGTCCCAGTCCTGGCCCTCTCCCCTGCGCTGTGACTATGTCGCAGGCACGGCGCCACTTGCGCGCCGCTCTCTTCCTAGCCGCAGCTTCTCAGCGCGGTGCAACGACCGGGACCGCAGCGCGGCGAGGGTTGGCCGCGTGGCCCGCGCCTCAGGAGCCCGGCATGGAGTACCAG GATGCTGTGCGGACACTCAACACCCTGCAGACCAATGCCGGCTACCTGGAGCAGGTGAAGCGCCAGCGAGGTGACCCCCAGACCCAGCTGGAAGCCATGAAGCTGTACTTGGCACGGAGTGGGCTGCAG GGCTCCACCTGTGCCTTCACTGAGTGTATCCTCCGAAGCTATGGCCTGAAGACGGGATTCTTTAG CTCTCCCCACCTGGTGCAGGTGCGTGAGCGGATCCGCATCAACGGGCAGCCCATAAGCCCCGAGCTCTTCACCAAGCACTTCTGGCGCCTCTACCACCGGCTGGAGGAGACCAAG GACGGCAGCAACTGTGTCTCCATGCCTGCCTACTTCCGCTTCCTCACGCTCATGGCCTTCCACGTCTTCCTCCAGGAGAAG GTGGACCTGGCAGTGATGGAAGTGGGCATTGGCGGAGCTTACGACTGCACCAATATCATCAG GAAGCCTGTGGTGTGTGGGGTCTCCTCTCTTGGCATCGACCACACAAGCCTTCTGGGGGACACAGTGGAGAAGATCGCATGGCAGAAAGGGGGCATTTTCAAG CGTGGCGTCCCCGCCTTCACCGTTGTCCAGCCTGATGGTTCCCTGGCAGTGCTGCGGGACCGTGCCCAGCAGATCTCA TGTCCTCTCTACCTGTGCCCACCACTGGAAGCCCTGGAGGAAGGGGGGCCACCACTGATCCTGGGCCTGGAGGGAGAGCACCAGCGGTCTAACGCCGCCTTGGCCTCGCAGCTGGCTCGCTGCTGGCTGCAGCAAAAGGCTCACCAGG GCATTGGGGAGCTGAAGGCATCCAGGCCAAGCCTCCTGTGGCAGCTGCCCCTGGCACCTGTGTTCCAGCTCACGGCCCACATGCAGCACG GGCTTCGGAACACAGAGTGGCTGGGCCGGACGCAGGTGCTGCGACGCGGACCCCTCACCTGGTACCTGGACGGCGCGCACACCGCCAGCAGCGTGCAGGCCTGCGTGCGTTGGTTCCGCCAGGCTCTCCGTCGCGAGAGGCGGGGCGG CCTGCCTGAGGTGCGTGTCTTGCTCTTCAACTCCACCGGGGACCGGGATCCCGCGGCCCTGCTGAAGCTGCTGCAg CCCTGTCAGTTTGACTACGCCGTCTTCTGCCCAAACCTAACAGAGCTGTCATCAATCAGCAATGCAG ACCAGCAGAACTTCACAGTGACGCTGGACCAGGTGCTACTCCGCTGCCTTGAACACCATCAACACTGGAGCCTCCTGGATGAGGAGCAGGCCAGCCCGAACGTCTGGAACACCCCCAACGGAGAGCCTGGTGACCCCGCCTCCCTGCTGCTGGCACCCCATCCACCGCACACCTACAGCCCCAGCTCCCTTGTCTTCGGCTGCATCTCCCACGCCTTGCAGTGGATCAGCCAAGGCCGGGACCCTGTCTTTCAGTCACCTGGTCCCCCGCAGGACGTCCTCGCCCACCCTGTGGCCGGCAGTGGGGGCAGTGGGGCCAGTGCGCTCCACGAGGCTGCTGCCATCCACGTGCTGGTCACGGGCAGCCTGCACCTGGTGGGCGGTGTCCTGAAGCTGCTGGAGCCCTCCCTGTCCCAGTAA